A DNA window from Flavisolibacter ginsenosidimutans contains the following coding sequences:
- a CDS encoding 5-oxoprolinase subunit PxpA, producing the protein MHIDINCDTGEGIGNDEALMPLITSANIACGYHAGNEGTLRTTMLLTKKYGVHAGAHPSFPDRENFGRTEMAVTPQELYHFVSKQLHLFDKIAAECSVSFHHVKPHGALYNMAARNMELAEAFAFAVRDFKSHLIVYGLSNSFLVSKAKKLGLPAKHEVFADRTYQDDGSLTPRSQANALIEDEDKAVQQVLQMIEKKTVTTNSGKEISIHADTVCLHGDGQHAVSFAQKIFHALQQRNLVDKAI; encoded by the coding sequence ATGCACATTGATATCAATTGCGACACGGGCGAAGGCATTGGCAACGACGAAGCGCTGATGCCGCTTATTACATCGGCCAACATTGCCTGCGGCTATCACGCCGGTAATGAAGGCACCCTGCGAACAACAATGTTGCTCACAAAAAAATACGGCGTTCATGCCGGTGCACATCCGTCTTTTCCCGACAGAGAAAATTTTGGAAGAACAGAAATGGCTGTCACGCCGCAGGAGCTTTATCATTTTGTATCGAAGCAATTGCACTTGTTTGATAAGATTGCGGCCGAATGTTCGGTTTCTTTTCATCACGTAAAACCACACGGTGCTTTGTACAACATGGCAGCAAGGAACATGGAATTAGCGGAAGCCTTTGCTTTTGCCGTGCGGGATTTTAAAAGTCATTTGATCGTGTACGGCTTGAGCAATAGTTTCCTTGTTTCCAAAGCAAAGAAGTTAGGTCTGCCCGCAAAGCACGAAGTCTTTGCTGATAGAACTTATCAGGATGACGGAAGCCTTACGCCGCGTTCACAAGCCAACGCTTTAATTGAAGACGAAGACAAGGCCGTTCAACAAGTTTTGCAGATGATTGAAAAGAAAACAGTGACGACAAATTCAGGCAAAGAAATATCCATTCACGCCGACACGGTTTGCCTGCACGGCGACGGCCAACACGCAGTAAGCTTTGCGCAGAAAATTTTTCATGCATTACAACAACGCAACCTTGTTGACAAAGCAATCTAA
- a CDS encoding 5-oxoprolinase subunit C family protein codes for MSLKITKAGMLDTVQDTGRYGYQHLGINPGGAMDDFSASLANALLGKELNAPVIELHFPASTFLFQQACVVCLTGADFMPCINDVPITLQQPFFVSTNAVLQFKSVKKGARCYLSLLNELKIQKWLSSYSTNLKAGAGGYKGRRLDKEDELEFAFLPHASTNDAVTALPWRYNEAVLSSNELEFIPGNEWDWLDVKSQTDFLNNGFAITPASDRMGYRLQGEKLIQQNKQQLVSSAVSFGTVQLLPDGQLIVLMADHQTTGGYPRIGHVISAHLSKLAQKKPGDEIKFAMTSVNSAEEKYAAQQEHLSRLQNTCNLKMQNWLHAH; via the coding sequence ATGAGTTTGAAAATTACCAAAGCCGGAATGCTTGACACCGTGCAGGATACAGGCCGCTACGGCTATCAGCATCTTGGTATCAATCCCGGTGGTGCGATGGACGATTTTTCTGCTTCGCTTGCCAATGCTTTGCTCGGAAAAGAATTAAACGCACCGGTGATTGAATTGCACTTTCCCGCATCAACGTTTTTGTTTCAGCAAGCTTGTGTTGTTTGTTTAACCGGCGCCGACTTTATGCCTTGCATTAACGATGTGCCGATAACCTTGCAACAACCTTTTTTTGTAAGCACAAATGCCGTTCTGCAATTTAAAAGTGTAAAGAAAGGAGCCCGTTGTTATTTGTCTTTGCTAAATGAATTGAAAATTCAAAAATGGTTGAGCAGTTACAGCACGAACCTTAAAGCAGGCGCAGGTGGTTACAAAGGAAGACGATTAGACAAAGAAGATGAATTGGAATTCGCTTTTTTGCCACACGCCTCAACCAACGATGCCGTCACAGCCTTGCCCTGGCGATACAACGAAGCAGTACTTTCTTCCAATGAACTTGAATTCATTCCGGGCAACGAGTGGGATTGGCTGGATGTAAAAAGTCAAACCGATTTTTTGAACAATGGATTTGCTATTACGCCTGCTTCCGACCGCATGGGTTATCGTTTGCAAGGTGAAAAGTTGATCCAGCAAAACAAGCAGCAACTTGTTTCATCGGCCGTTAGCTTTGGCACTGTTCAACTTCTGCCTGATGGACAATTAATCGTACTGATGGCCGATCATCAAACAACAGGCGGTTATCCGCGCATCGGTCACGTGATCTCTGCGCACCTTTCAAAACTTGCGCAAAAAAAGCCGGGCGATGAAATAAAGTTTGCGATGACGTCCGTGAATTCCGCCGAAGAAAAATACGCGGCGCAACAAGAACATTTGAGCCGCTTGCAAAACACCTGTAACTTGAAAATGCAAAACTGGCTACATGCACATTGA
- the pxpB gene encoding 5-oxoprolinase subunit PxpB — MAFAYSIFSLGDAALTVDFGNTIDEDINGQVLRLFGAVKNLSSHILDVVPAYSSLTVYYDVLSLRSKHTAAFDAMKAMIEPLLLKEANGLQLQNRQMKIPVCYEKKFALDVDELATQKRITVDEVIRLHTAKTYRVYTIGFLPGFAYMGRVDERIAMPRKAQPRTIVPEGAVGIAGEQTGIYPLPSPGGWNIIGRTPLKLFDTTKEESVLLQPGDDVSFYSISEDEFENYQSRNA, encoded by the coding sequence ATGGCTTTTGCTTATTCCATCTTTTCCCTGGGCGATGCCGCACTCACCGTTGATTTCGGCAATACGATTGATGAAGACATCAACGGACAAGTGCTCCGGCTTTTTGGAGCAGTAAAAAATCTTTCGTCACACATTCTTGATGTTGTTCCGGCTTACAGTTCGCTAACGGTTTATTACGATGTGCTTTCGCTGCGCTCAAAACACACTGCTGCGTTTGACGCGATGAAGGCAATGATAGAGCCGCTTTTACTTAAAGAAGCAAACGGTCTTCAACTGCAAAACAGGCAGATGAAAATTCCCGTTTGCTACGAAAAGAAATTTGCTCTAGATGTAGATGAATTGGCCACACAAAAAAGAATTACCGTTGACGAAGTGATTCGCTTGCACACAGCAAAAACTTACCGCGTTTATACGATTGGCTTTTTGCCAGGCTTTGCCTACATGGGCAGGGTGGACGAACGCATTGCGATGCCGCGCAAAGCGCAGCCGCGAACAATTGTACCCGAAGGCGCTGTAGGCATTGCCGGCGAACAAACGGGCATTTATCCTTTGCCCTCGCCGGGCGGATGGAACATCATTGGCCGCACACCGTTAAAATTATTTGACACAACAAAAGAAGAAAGCGTACTGCTACAACCCGGCGATGACGTAAGCTTTTATTCAATCAGCGAAGATGAGTTTGAAAATTACCAAAGCCGGAATGCTTGA
- a CDS encoding response regulator transcription factor yields the protein MKKKIALVDDHVMLRNGLAALLEDCGYEILFQASNGKELIEKLNEKALPQLVLMDINMPRMDGFETALWLKKNHPQVCVLALSMLDDEASIIRMLRAGAGGYILKDSDPDELQKAIEAVLQKGFYHSELVSGKLIRAINNLDEHDAFAETLSVKLSEKETEFLRWACTDLSYKEIAEKMGISPRTVDNYRDTLQEKLACKGRIGLAMWAIKNGIVTV from the coding sequence ATGAAGAAAAAGATAGCATTGGTTGACGACCATGTGATGTTGCGCAACGGCCTTGCAGCTTTACTGGAAGATTGCGGCTATGAAATCTTGTTCCAGGCCAGCAACGGAAAAGAATTGATTGAAAAGCTGAACGAAAAAGCCTTGCCGCAACTGGTGCTCATGGACATCAACATGCCGCGCATGGACGGTTTTGAAACGGCCTTGTGGCTAAAGAAAAATCATCCGCAGGTTTGTGTGCTGGCGCTTTCCATGCTCGACGACGAAGCCTCCATCATTCGCATGTTGCGGGCCGGCGCCGGCGGCTATATTTTAAAAGACAGCGATCCCGACGAACTTCAAAAGGCCATCGAAGCCGTTTTGCAAAAAGGCTTTTATCATTCCGAACTGGTGAGCGGAAAACTGATCCGCGCCATCAACAACCTTGACGAGCACGACGCTTTCGCGGAAACTTTATCCGTTAAACTAAGCGAAAAAGAAACCGAATTTTTGCGTTGGGCTTGTACCGATCTCTCGTACAAGGAAATCGCTGAAAAGATGGGCATCAGTCCGCGTACCGTGGACAATTACCGCGATACCTTGCAAGAAAAGCTTGCGTGCAAAGGACGCATCGGGCTGGCCATGTGGGCCATTAAAAACGGTATCGTTACCGTTTGA
- a CDS encoding sensor histidine kinase yields MGNLSKEVTLIVVVSFFLFLVAAGIIALVLVYRRKQVEYIHKQGRLKAAFEKELLEAQLEIQEQTMKHIAQEVHDNVNQTLGLAKLNLNTVRIESQNGAEQKIAATKDLVGKAIADLRNLSKTLHAEAMLSGGIARAIETELNLIAKTAVFQTQFSVSGEPVVLDAKKELILFRTVQETLNNAIKHSGANLLSVHLAYNPDELQLTVTDNGTGFDYETTKADAQKGIGLRNVQNRTKLIGGEWHLQSGATGTKVQITLPIIVS; encoded by the coding sequence ATGGGTAACTTATCGAAGGAAGTCACGTTGATAGTCGTCGTTTCCTTTTTTCTTTTTTTGGTCGCTGCGGGCATCATTGCTTTGGTATTGGTGTACCGGCGAAAGCAAGTGGAGTACATTCACAAACAAGGGCGCCTGAAGGCTGCCTTTGAAAAAGAATTGCTCGAAGCGCAGTTGGAAATTCAGGAGCAAACGATGAAGCACATTGCCCAGGAAGTGCACGACAACGTGAACCAAACCCTCGGTCTCGCTAAACTCAATCTCAATACCGTTCGCATCGAAAGCCAGAACGGTGCGGAGCAAAAAATTGCCGCCACAAAAGACCTGGTGGGCAAGGCCATTGCCGATTTGCGCAATCTTTCCAAAACCCTTCATGCCGAAGCAATGTTGTCGGGCGGCATTGCAAGGGCGATTGAAACAGAATTAAACCTGATTGCCAAAACCGCCGTTTTTCAAACGCAGTTTTCGGTGAGCGGAGAACCGGTTGTCCTCGATGCAAAAAAAGAATTGATTCTTTTTCGTACCGTGCAGGAAACCTTGAACAACGCCATCAAACATTCCGGCGCCAACCTGCTCTCGGTTCATCTTGCCTACAATCCGGACGAACTTCAACTAACGGTTACCGATAACGGGACTGGCTTTGACTACGAAACAACAAAAGCTGATGCGCAAAAAGGCATTGGCTTGCGCAACGTGCAAAACCGCACGAAGCTCATTGGCGGCGAGTGGCACTTGCAGTCCGGCGCAACGGGTACAAAAGTTCAGATAACCCTTCCTATTATTGTTTCATGA
- a CDS encoding response regulator transcription factor produces the protein MRSLFITKPQPASQSKPTATPFSNGHITPRETEILTLMAEGALNKQIASRLGISTETVKKHLRNIYQKTGAQNKIEALNKTRWLTASTPANQY, from the coding sequence ATGCGTTCACTCTTCATAACCAAACCACAACCCGCGTCGCAATCTAAACCAACTGCAACTCCGTTCTCGAACGGGCACATCACACCCCGCGAAACCGAGATACTGACGCTCATGGCCGAGGGGGCATTGAACAAGCAAATTGCCTCCCGGCTTGGCATCAGCACCGAAACCGTAAAAAAACACCTGCGCAACATTTACCAAAAAACCGGCGCTCAAAACAAAATTGAAGCGCTGAACAAAACCCGGTGGCTAACTGCTTCAACTCCCGCCAACCAATACTAA
- a CDS encoding DUF2235 domain-containing protein: MKHIISCSDGTWNKPTDDIRATNNEDAADADNDFDTNVARMYKSICSRKGNIEQVKIYDQGVGTGLGWKDKVLGGATGEGIDKNIKDVYQFFMLNYQPGDKLFLFGFSRGAYTARSLAGFMRNCGILKPENVQLVDKAYEFYRDRNPYTHPDSDLMNSFRNAYCLKDETGSNVIPIYFIGVWDTVGALGVPLSWFQLGNRKRYRFHDVTLSSHVQHAYQALAVDEKRALFSPTLWEKSKTVMANPNHPQHKNMEQRWFAGVHSNVGGGYPDAGLSNIALRWLIEKAQAADLCFNDAPLDKDKDGRDYGKLEESRKGFYKLWRPNWREIKKGDALTNQEVDASVLERIKDRSKNYRPKNLSSLYAGE; this comes from the coding sequence ATGAAGCACATCATCTCTTGCAGCGACGGCACCTGGAACAAACCCACCGACGACATTCGCGCCACCAACAACGAAGACGCGGCCGATGCGGACAACGATTTTGATACGAACGTGGCGCGGATGTACAAAAGCATTTGCAGCCGAAAAGGCAACATTGAACAGGTAAAAATTTACGACCAGGGCGTGGGCACAGGCCTTGGCTGGAAAGACAAAGTCCTCGGCGGCGCTACCGGTGAAGGCATTGACAAAAACATCAAAGACGTTTACCAGTTTTTCATGCTGAATTACCAGCCCGGTGATAAACTGTTCCTCTTTGGCTTTAGCCGCGGGGCTTACACGGCCCGCAGCCTTGCGGGCTTCATGCGCAATTGCGGTATTCTGAAACCGGAGAACGTTCAGTTGGTGGACAAGGCTTACGAGTTTTACCGCGACCGCAATCCCTACACGCATCCCGACTCGGATTTAATGAATTCCTTTCGCAACGCGTATTGCCTGAAAGACGAAACTGGCAGCAACGTTATCCCCATTTATTTCATTGGCGTTTGGGATACGGTTGGTGCTTTGGGTGTGCCACTTTCGTGGTTTCAATTGGGAAACCGCAAGCGTTACCGCTTTCACGACGTAACGCTGAGCAGTCACGTGCAACACGCTTATCAAGCCCTGGCGGTTGACGAAAAAAGAGCCTTGTTCAGTCCCACGCTTTGGGAGAAAAGCAAAACCGTGATGGCCAATCCAAATCATCCGCAACACAAAAACATGGAGCAACGCTGGTTTGCCGGTGTGCATTCCAATGTTGGCGGCGGTTATCCTGATGCGGGACTAAGCAATATTGCACTTCGATGGCTGATAGAAAAAGCGCAGGCCGCGGACTTGTGTTTTAACGACGCACCGTTAGACAAAGACAAGGATGGCCGCGACTACGGCAAGCTGGAAGAATCGCGAAAAGGTTTTTACAAGTTGTGGCGGCCCAATTGGCGGGAAATTAAAAAAGGCGACGCACTGACGAACCAGGAAGTGGATGCCAGTGTATTGGAACGCATAAAGGACCGAAGCAAAAATTACCGCCCGAAAAATTTAAGCAGCCTTTATGCCGGTGAATAA
- a CDS encoding ParB N-terminal domain-containing protein, with the protein MEKPIKIILFIIVGIALINLATTLFSNSNLKGIQRNLEEAKRSADSALVELQLSKSRLDSIRADIVVFKAYINNVQKRVQLNDAEKQLRETRDQDKVDSIKQSIQQLRTHIAKDSLPPIDVITTKR; encoded by the coding sequence ATGGAGAAGCCTATCAAGATTATTTTATTCATCATCGTCGGCATTGCTTTAATCAATCTTGCCACCACGCTTTTCAGCAACAGCAACCTCAAAGGCATTCAACGGAATTTGGAAGAAGCCAAACGCTCGGCCGATTCAGCATTGGTAGAATTGCAGCTTTCGAAAAGCAGGCTCGATTCCATCAGGGCCGACATCGTTGTGTTTAAGGCCTACATCAACAACGTGCAAAAAAGAGTGCAGCTAAACGACGCCGAAAAACAGCTTCGCGAAACGAGAGACCAGGACAAGGTGGACAGCATCAAGCAATCCATTCAACAATTGCGAACCCACATTGCCAAAGACAGCCTGCCACCCATTGATGTCATCACTACAAAACGATAA
- a CDS encoding response regulator transcription factor, translating to MKIKVGLVDDHQLFLKSLSLMLETLKDFEVVLEALNGQDLQRKLQGRKEMPDLILLDVNMPVMDGVETARWLQENRPDIKLVALSMNDKDGAIIKMFKAGCCAYLLKDVHPAVLEKALHEVYTKGYYNADAAQFNPGRLLHKAEKEIVLTPKEQQFLKLACTEMTYKQVAAEMQVTERTVDGYREALFQKFGVQSRVGLCLEALRKEFVSL from the coding sequence ATGAAAATTAAAGTGGGCCTTGTGGACGACCATCAACTCTTTTTAAAGTCGCTCAGCTTAATGCTGGAAACGCTCAAGGATTTTGAGGTAGTGCTGGAGGCGCTGAACGGGCAGGACTTGCAACGAAAGCTGCAAGGAAGAAAAGAAATGCCCGACCTCATTTTGCTCGACGTAAACATGCCCGTAATGGACGGCGTGGAAACCGCCCGATGGCTGCAAGAAAATCGTCCGGACATTAAACTTGTGGCACTGTCCATGAACGACAAGGACGGCGCCATCATTAAAATGTTTAAAGCGGGTTGCTGCGCTTATTTGCTCAAAGATGTTCATCCCGCCGTGTTGGAAAAGGCTTTGCACGAAGTGTACACCAAAGGTTATTACAACGCCGATGCCGCACAGTTCAATCCCGGCCGTTTATTGCACAAAGCCGAAAAAGAAATTGTACTTACACCCAAAGAGCAACAGTTTTTAAAACTGGCCTGTACCGAAATGACCTACAAGCAAGTGGCCGCCGAAATGCAGGTGACCGAACGCACCGTGGATGGCTACCGCGAAGCGCTGTTTCAAAAATTTGGCGTGCAAAGCCGCGTAGGTCTTTGTTTGGAAGCGTTGCGGAAAGAGTTTGTGAGTTTGTGA
- a CDS encoding sensor histidine kinase, whose translation MFGENNEIVIMALAGIALILFLVTIFIFSIVRYRRRVAKEQEEKELMTKQFKQELLQSKLETQEETFRHIAKELHDNVGQLLSTTKMLMGITEIRLGHLPDTLNTANATLAKAIQELRMLSRSLDKEWLEQFNFLDNLKSEVERINSGEVIHASIEGDTTIAMKPEEQIILFRIVQEAVQNAVRHAAPSHLSIIINNSETLEVKVVNDGKPLPSGFHGMGTTNMRHRAGLFGGTVDWQSAPEETIVTICLPLNQSHEN comes from the coding sequence ATGTTCGGCGAGAACAACGAAATAGTCATCATGGCCCTTGCGGGAATAGCGCTGATCTTGTTCCTGGTGACCATCTTTATTTTCTCCATTGTGCGCTACCGACGCCGCGTGGCAAAAGAACAGGAAGAGAAGGAGCTTATGACCAAACAATTCAAACAAGAACTGTTGCAATCGAAGCTGGAAACCCAGGAGGAAACCTTTCGGCACATTGCCAAGGAACTGCACGACAACGTTGGCCAGTTGCTTAGCACTACCAAAATGCTGATGGGCATTACCGAAATCCGGCTGGGTCATTTGCCCGATACCTTGAACACGGCCAATGCCACGCTAGCAAAAGCCATTCAGGAGTTGCGCATGTTGTCGCGTTCGTTGGACAAAGAATGGTTGGAGCAGTTCAACTTTCTCGATAACTTGAAGAGTGAAGTGGAACGCATCAACAGCGGCGAGGTTATTCACGCCAGCATCGAAGGCGACACCACCATTGCCATGAAGCCCGAAGAACAGATCATTCTTTTTCGCATTGTGCAGGAAGCGGTGCAAAACGCTGTGCGCCACGCCGCGCCATCGCACCTCTCCATCATCATCAACAACAGCGAAACACTGGAAGTAAAAGTCGTCAACGACGGAAAGCCGCTGCCGTCCGGTTTTCACGGCATGGGCACTACCAACATGCGGCACAGGGCCGGTCTCTTTGGCGGCACCGTTGACTGGCAATCGGCACCCGAGGAAACAATTGTTACCATTTGTTTACCCCTAAATCAATCGCATGAAAATTAA
- a CDS encoding M4 family metallopeptidase — protein sequence MCTHHASINCLVPPYMMRQLMENTGEKTALFKTVVQSLVTDARLRSQRKVFHYLPEAGKKILTCAPLARATKKAAVNREVYTAGNKQTEPGKLVRAEGSKPVKDKDVNNVYDAAGYVWDFYNSLFSRNSIDNKGLKIVQTVHYKQKYDNAFWDGQQMVYGDGDGKIFGSFTQDIDVIGHELTHGVVQYECNLVYQDQSGALNESLADVFGIMIKQKTLNLGVAQSDWLIGENVMIGAKYALRSLKAPGTAYVNHPQLGTDPQPANMSGYTNDPTDNGGVHLNSGIPNHAFYLACMKVGGFAWEKVGRIWYGAMCDKKNVPTTANFADFKNATILQAQKLFKTDKTIEKAVTDAWTSVGV from the coding sequence ATGTGCACTCACCACGCCTCCATTAATTGCCTCGTTCCGCCTTACATGATGCGCCAGCTCATGGAGAACACAGGCGAAAAAACAGCCCTGTTTAAAACAGTTGTGCAAAGCCTTGTTACCGATGCACGCCTCCGGAGTCAACGCAAAGTATTTCATTATCTGCCCGAAGCCGGCAAAAAAATATTGACCTGCGCACCGCTGGCAAGAGCCACGAAAAAAGCAGCCGTCAATCGCGAAGTTTACACAGCCGGAAACAAACAAACAGAACCCGGCAAACTGGTTCGCGCCGAGGGCAGCAAGCCGGTAAAAGACAAAGATGTGAACAACGTGTACGATGCGGCCGGCTATGTGTGGGATTTTTACAATTCGCTTTTCAGCCGCAACTCCATTGACAACAAGGGACTCAAAATCGTGCAAACGGTGCATTACAAACAGAAATACGACAACGCGTTTTGGGACGGCCAGCAAATGGTTTACGGCGATGGTGACGGAAAAATATTCGGATCGTTCACACAAGATATTGACGTGATTGGACACGAACTAACGCACGGCGTGGTGCAATACGAATGCAACCTCGTTTACCAAGACCAAAGCGGTGCGTTAAACGAATCGCTTGCCGATGTTTTCGGCATCATGATCAAGCAAAAAACATTGAACCTTGGCGTGGCGCAATCGGATTGGCTCATTGGCGAGAACGTGATGATTGGCGCCAAGTATGCACTGCGTTCGCTAAAAGCGCCGGGTACGGCTTATGTGAATCATCCGCAGTTGGGCACCGACCCGCAACCCGCCAACATGAGCGGTTATACCAACGATCCAACCGATAACGGCGGTGTGCACCTGAACTCCGGCATTCCCAATCATGCGTTTTATCTTGCTTGCATGAAAGTAGGCGGCTTTGCCTGGGAAAAAGTGGGCCGCATTTGGTACGGCGCCATGTGCGACAAGAAAAATGTTCCCACCACCGCAAACTTTGCCGACTTTAAGAATGCTACGATTTTGCAGGCGCAAAAATTGTTCAAAACCGACAAGACCATTGAGAAAGCCGTAACGGATGCGTGGACATCGGTGGGCGTTTAG
- a CDS encoding protealysin inhibitor emfourin has product MKLKLIQAGGFAGLKKTAEEDLSDYPDEVKDAVKKVFEEPAKTSSPSAARDQEQHFLELDGKVVPVDADKQPKALQNLLAKMKTNLTLQSR; this is encoded by the coding sequence ATGAAACTAAAACTGATTCAGGCAGGCGGCTTTGCGGGCTTGAAGAAAACAGCCGAAGAAGACTTGAGCGATTATCCCGACGAAGTAAAAGATGCGGTGAAAAAAGTTTTTGAAGAACCGGCAAAAACATCTTCACCTTCAGCGGCAAGAGACCAGGAGCAACACTTTTTAGAGCTCGACGGAAAGGTGGTTCCGGTGGATGCCGACAAGCAACCCAAAGCCTTGCAAAACCTGCTGGCAAAAATGAAAACGAACCTTACGCTACAAAGCCGGTAA